A genomic stretch from Flavobacterium nitratireducens includes:
- the pta gene encoding phosphate acetyltransferase — protein MNKAIYIATSESNSGKSIITLGLMSMLIGKTAKVGYFRPIIEDFEDGKLDNHIETVISYFGLDIRFEDAFAITKSQLIKKKNKGKIGDVLDLIIEKFKHLEERFDFVLVEGTSFSGEGTAIELDMNVLIAKNLGIPTIIVGSGVGKTLEEFLDGEYLAYDSFKNKEVEVLAFIANKIQPENLKLAEDGLRSVLPKEVLVSAIPVISSLNNPTVKEIVEELDATVLFGKEYLNNEVGNYSVGAMQLRNYLSHLKENALVITPGDRADIILGALQAHESANYPSISGIILTGNILPEDTILKLIEGLHSVVPIISVEGGTYRITNQIGSIQSKIYAENKHKIETSITTFEKYVDIDVLANKLSAFQAEGMTPKMFQYNLVKRAKQHRKHIVLPEGNDDRIIIAASRLLAMDVVDISIIGSKKQIENKVAELGIAFDFSKVNIIVPIESEYYQDYVNTYYELRKNKNVSIAMARDLMEDVSYFGTMMVHKGHADGMVSGAAHTTQHTILPALQFIKTKPNSSVVSSIFFMCLEDRVSIFGDCAINPNPTAEQLAEIAISSADSSLAFGIEPKVAMLSYSSGSSGKGDEVEKVRTATEIVKKKRPDLKIEGPIQYDAAVDMEVGQSKMPNSEVAGQASVLIFPDLNTGNNTYKAVQRETGALAIGPMLQGLNKPVNDLSRGCTVDDIINTVVITAIQAQGF, from the coding sequence ATGAACAAAGCTATTTATATCGCAACTTCAGAAAGTAATAGCGGAAAATCGATTATTACTTTAGGATTGATGAGTATGCTAATTGGTAAAACAGCTAAGGTGGGTTATTTCCGGCCAATAATTGAAGATTTTGAAGATGGAAAGTTGGACAACCATATCGAAACTGTAATTTCTTATTTCGGATTAGATATACGGTTTGAGGATGCTTTTGCTATTACCAAAAGTCAATTAATCAAAAAGAAGAATAAAGGTAAAATCGGGGATGTTCTGGATTTGATTATTGAAAAATTTAAACATCTGGAAGAGCGTTTCGATTTTGTTTTGGTAGAAGGAACCAGTTTTAGTGGTGAAGGTACAGCTATCGAATTGGATATGAATGTATTAATTGCCAAAAACTTGGGTATTCCAACAATTATTGTTGGTTCAGGTGTTGGTAAAACGTTAGAAGAGTTTTTGGATGGTGAATATTTAGCGTATGATTCTTTCAAAAACAAAGAAGTGGAAGTTTTAGCTTTTATTGCTAATAAAATCCAACCGGAAAATTTAAAATTAGCAGAGGATGGCTTGCGTAGTGTTTTACCCAAAGAAGTTTTGGTAAGTGCTATCCCCGTTATTTCAAGTTTGAATAATCCAACAGTTAAAGAGATTGTTGAAGAATTAGATGCTACCGTTCTTTTTGGAAAAGAGTATCTCAATAATGAAGTAGGCAATTACAGTGTGGGAGCAATGCAGTTGCGTAATTATTTGTCCCATCTTAAAGAAAATGCGCTAGTAATTACACCTGGTGATAGAGCTGATATTATTTTAGGAGCTTTACAGGCACATGAATCAGCTAATTATCCATCGATTTCAGGTATTATTTTGACAGGAAATATTCTGCCAGAGGATACTATTTTAAAACTAATTGAAGGATTGCATAGTGTTGTACCTATTATTTCGGTAGAAGGAGGTACGTATCGTATTACCAACCAAATAGGGTCTATTCAATCTAAAATATACGCAGAAAATAAACACAAAATCGAAACATCAATAACTACATTTGAAAAATATGTTGATATTGATGTTTTAGCAAATAAATTAAGCGCCTTTCAGGCTGAAGGAATGACGCCTAAAATGTTTCAATACAATTTAGTTAAAAGAGCCAAACAACATCGTAAACATATTGTTTTACCAGAAGGGAACGATGACCGAATTATCATTGCGGCTTCTAGGTTGTTAGCAATGGATGTGGTGGATATTTCGATCATTGGTAGCAAAAAGCAAATAGAAAATAAAGTAGCCGAATTAGGAATTGCATTCGATTTTTCGAAAGTAAATATCATTGTTCCTATTGAATCCGAATATTATCAGGATTATGTGAATACCTATTACGAACTTCGTAAAAACAAGAATGTGTCAATAGCAATGGCTAGGGATTTAATGGAGGATGTGTCTTATTTTGGAACGATGATGGTGCATAAAGGTCATGCAGACGGAATGGTTTCGGGAGCAGCACACACCACACAACATACTATTTTACCGGCATTACAATTCATTAAAACGAAACCGAATTCGAGTGTTGTTTCCTCAATATTTTTCATGTGTTTAGAAGATAGGGTTTCAATTTTTGGGGATTGTGCTATCAATCCGAATCCTACTGCAGAGCAATTGGCCGAAATAGCGATTTCGTCAGCCGATTCAAGTTTGGCTTTTGGTATTGAGCCAAAAGTAGCCATGTTGTCTTATTCTTCGGGTTCGTCAGGAAAAGGGGATGAAGTGGAAAAAGTGCGAACAGCAACTGAAATTGTAAAGAAAAAACGTCCCGATTTAAAAATAGAAGGCCCTATTCAATATGATGCAGCTGTTGACATGGAAGTGGGACAAAGTAAAATGCCAAATTCGGAAGTAGCAGGACAAGCAAGTGTGCTGATTTTTCCTGATTTGAATACAGGAAATAATACTTATAAAGCGGTTCAGAGAGAGACTGGAGCTTTGGCCATTGGGCCAATGTTACAAGGTTTAAACAAACCAGTAAACGATTTAAGTCGTGGTTGTACTGTGGACGATATTATTAATACCGTTGTAATTACTGCGATTCAAGCGCAGGGATTTTAA
- a CDS encoding acetate/propionate family kinase: MKIVIINSGSSSIKYQLIDMPTQEVICSGMIDRIGLDTSNFTYKTNKDSIEEILAIPNHKVGLEKISTLLLDEKVGVIKSTAEIEAVGHRVVHGGASFSDTVLITEEVKEKIKQLFELAPLHNPANLEGIVVAEEVFPSAKQVAVFDTAFHQTMHEVAYKYAIPNYLLTENKIRAYGFHGTSHKYVSEKAINYLESVNSLHTNIITIHLGNGCSITAVKDGKSVDHSMGFGPMNGLIMGTRSGDIDQSVIFYMVNTLGYQLNEVNTVLNKQSGMLGITGYSDLRDIEANAEKGDLNCQLALDMNVYRIKKYIGAYAAAMNGVDAIVFTAGIGENSSYIRKSVCKDMEFLGIELDEAKNEIRSKEIREINTVNSKTKVLVVPTNEELEIANQVYDLILK, from the coding sequence ATGAAAATAGTTATCATAAATTCAGGGAGTTCCTCTATAAAATACCAATTAATCGATATGCCAACCCAAGAGGTTATTTGTAGTGGTATGATTGACAGGATAGGTTTGGATACTTCCAATTTCACTTATAAAACCAATAAAGATTCCATTGAGGAAATTTTAGCTATTCCGAATCATAAAGTAGGATTGGAGAAAATTTCGACTTTGTTATTAGATGAAAAAGTAGGAGTAATTAAAAGTACGGCAGAGATTGAAGCGGTAGGTCATCGTGTGGTTCATGGTGGAGCAAGTTTTTCGGACACGGTTTTAATTACTGAAGAAGTAAAAGAAAAAATCAAGCAGCTTTTTGAATTAGCTCCCTTGCATAATCCGGCTAATTTAGAAGGTATTGTTGTTGCTGAGGAAGTTTTTCCATCGGCGAAACAAGTTGCGGTTTTTGATACTGCTTTTCATCAAACAATGCATGAAGTGGCTTATAAATATGCTATACCGAATTATTTATTAACTGAGAATAAAATTAGAGCCTACGGTTTTCACGGAACTTCTCATAAATACGTTTCTGAAAAAGCTATTAATTATTTGGAATCTGTGAATAGTCTTCATACAAATATTATTACTATTCATTTAGGAAATGGTTGTAGTATTACTGCGGTTAAAGATGGTAAAAGTGTGGATCATAGCATGGGTTTTGGACCTATGAATGGATTAATCATGGGAACTCGTAGTGGTGATATCGATCAATCAGTGATTTTTTACATGGTGAATACTTTAGGATATCAATTGAATGAAGTCAATACGGTGTTGAATAAACAAAGTGGAATGCTTGGTATTACAGGTTATAGCGATTTAAGAGATATTGAAGCCAATGCCGAAAAAGGAGATTTGAATTGTCAATTAGCTTTAGATATGAATGTTTATCGTATTAAAAAATACATAGGCGCTTATGCAGCGGCAATGAATGGGGTAGATGCTATTGTTTTTACTGCTGGAATTGGAGAAAACTCTTCTTATATCCGAAAATCAGTTTGTAAGGATATGGAATTTTTAGGAATTGAATTGGATGAAGCAAAAAACGAAATTCGCTCTAAAGAAATAAGAGAAATCAATACGGTAAATTCTAAAACTAAAGTTTTGGTAGTTCCAACCAATGAAGAACTAGAAATTGCAAATCAGGTTTATGATCTGATTTTGAAATAA
- a CDS encoding AI-2E family transporter, producing MDLIPKIPVTNKNISGLVLLQYFVLASIILYFGKLLFIPLSFAILISFILHPVCKWLEKKGVNPIIAIGLSLTIVFVLLISLLSLLIFQIKEFVIEWEPFKIKILEALNQISVLIAQYFNVTNTEQIIFLKNLIDHSENQVLAILESSFYSFSHTLYYTIIIPVFSALILFHRKMLTEALLHTFPIDQKNNVLEILTETISAYHNFIKGMLFVYIIVGFLNSVGLLIIGIPNPFTFGFIAAILTFIPYVGIMISSLLPIAISWITFDSIWYPIGVISVFGIVQILEAYIIFPYIVGNRLKINTLVIIIMITLGGILWGAAGMILFIPFTSIIKLIADRTDSLKPLSILLGEGKLPTKKQNP from the coding sequence ATGGACTTGATTCCTAAAATACCTGTAACCAACAAGAACATTTCAGGATTAGTATTGTTACAATATTTTGTTTTAGCATCAATAATTCTATATTTTGGGAAACTACTTTTTATCCCTTTAAGTTTTGCTATACTTATTAGCTTTATACTTCATCCTGTATGCAAATGGTTAGAAAAGAAAGGTGTTAATCCTATTATCGCTATAGGTCTTTCTTTAACAATTGTTTTTGTTTTATTAATCAGTCTTTTGAGTTTACTCATTTTCCAAATCAAAGAATTTGTTATAGAATGGGAACCCTTTAAAATAAAAATTTTAGAAGCTCTCAACCAAATAAGTGTGTTAATTGCACAATATTTTAACGTAACTAATACCGAACAAATTATCTTCCTTAAAAACCTAATAGACCATTCGGAAAATCAAGTACTAGCTATTCTGGAATCATCATTTTATTCGTTTTCACACACTTTATACTATACTATTATCATTCCCGTATTTTCTGCATTGATACTTTTTCACCGAAAAATGTTAACAGAAGCTTTACTTCATACATTTCCCATAGATCAAAAAAATAATGTTCTCGAAATTCTAACAGAAACCATCAGTGCTTATCATAATTTCATAAAAGGAATGCTATTTGTGTATATCATTGTGGGATTTTTAAACAGCGTTGGACTATTAATAATTGGCATCCCTAATCCATTTACATTTGGTTTTATAGCTGCCATATTAACTTTTATCCCATACGTAGGTATTATGATATCATCACTATTACCTATAGCTATTTCATGGATTACTTTTGATTCAATTTGGTACCCAATAGGTGTAATTAGCGTTTTTGGAATTGTTCAAATCCTAGAAGCTTATATCATTTTCCCATATATAGTTGGCAACCGATTAAAGATAAACACCCTGGTTATTATCATCATGATTACACTAGGAGGTATTTTATGGGGCGCTGCGGGAATGATTTTATTTATTCCGTTTACGAGTATCATAAAACTCATTGCTGACCGTACCGATAGTTTAAAACCACTTTCCATACTTTTAGGAGAAGGTAAATTGCCCACAAAAAAACAAAACCCCTAA
- a CDS encoding PAS domain-containing sensor histidine kinase produces the protein MTKNKENEFVCNFEVFTNFERFFDLSHDLFCISGYDGYFKRINPSVSNLLEYTNEELLERPINHFVHENDKEKTSLARNELKNQVPLFDFENRYVTKSGRVIWLSWTSIPVEEEQLIYAVAKNITHKKELEEERKLHLKRLTEINEEFKNLSYSTAHDLRSPVNNMISIFELLETAEIKNSETLEFINILKSTTDTLKENLNEYIKLLNANNQNYNINKEDISLSNTLNEVLISINSLIQNSQASISIDFSKIDIIKFNKSYLKSIFLNLITNSIKYAKPNTLANISIRSEITNNATQLIISDNGIGFDLEKVHNKVFGLYETFSNHIDSNGIGLYLVYKHVTNLGGKISLDSKVNEGSTFTITFKD, from the coding sequence ATGACAAAGAACAAAGAAAATGAATTTGTTTGCAACTTTGAGGTTTTTACCAATTTTGAAAGGTTTTTTGATCTTTCTCATGACTTGTTTTGCATTTCTGGATACGACGGATATTTTAAGAGAATAAACCCCTCAGTTTCAAATCTATTAGAATACACAAATGAAGAATTACTAGAACGACCGATCAATCATTTTGTTCATGAAAATGACAAAGAAAAAACAAGTTTAGCTAGAAATGAATTAAAAAATCAGGTGCCTTTATTTGATTTTGAAAATAGATATGTAACTAAAAGCGGTCGCGTTATTTGGCTATCCTGGACTTCAATACCAGTTGAAGAAGAACAACTTATTTATGCAGTAGCTAAAAATATCACTCACAAAAAAGAGCTTGAAGAGGAACGAAAATTACACTTAAAAAGGCTTACAGAAATAAACGAGGAGTTTAAAAACTTGAGTTATAGTACAGCTCATGATTTAAGATCCCCTGTAAATAATATGATATCCATTTTTGAACTTTTAGAAACAGCTGAAATCAAAAATTCAGAAACTCTAGAATTCATTAATATTCTAAAAAGCACTACTGATACGCTAAAAGAAAACTTAAATGAATATATCAAACTTTTGAATGCTAATAATCAAAATTACAACATAAACAAAGAGGATATTTCCTTAAGCAACACATTGAATGAAGTTTTAATTTCAATTAATTCATTAATTCAAAACTCTCAAGCATCTATAAGTATTGATTTTTCGAAAATTGACATAATCAAATTCAACAAATCCTATTTGAAAAGTATTTTTTTAAACTTAATTACCAATTCTATCAAATATGCCAAACCGAATACATTAGCCAATATCTCTATTCGTTCTGAAATTACAAATAATGCTACCCAATTAATCATCTCTGATAACGGAATAGGCTTTGACCTTGAAAAAGTGCACAACAAAGTATTTGGTTTATACGAAACATTTAGTAATCATATTGACAGCAACGGTATAGGTTTGTATTTAGTTTACAAACACGTAACTAATCTTGGTGGCAAAATTTCATTAGACAGCAAAGTAAACGAAGGTTCTACCTTCACCATTACTTTTAAGGATTAA
- the kdsA gene encoding 3-deoxy-8-phosphooctulonate synthase: MDILNIPQIKHTESGNFFLLAGPCAIEGEEMALRIADTLVSITDKLQIPYVFKGSFKKANRSRIDSFSGIGDEKALKILRKVSETFHVPTVTDIHTNEDADKAAQYVDILQIPAFLVRQTDLVVAAANTGKTVNLKKGQFMSPESMKHAVQKVLDCNNQNVMVTDRGTMFGYQDMIVDFRGIPTMQQYASTVLDVTHSLQQPNQTAGVTGGRPDMIETIAKAGIAVGVDGIFIETHFDPANAKSDGANMLHLDYFEDLMTKLVAIRKTVNSF; the protein is encoded by the coding sequence ATGGACATACTAAATATTCCTCAAATTAAGCACACTGAAAGTGGCAATTTCTTTTTACTTGCAGGTCCATGCGCCATCGAAGGAGAAGAAATGGCATTGCGCATTGCCGATACACTTGTTAGTATTACTGACAAACTACAAATTCCTTATGTATTTAAAGGTTCATTCAAAAAAGCCAATCGCTCTAGAATTGATAGTTTCTCGGGAATTGGAGATGAAAAAGCTTTAAAAATTCTTAGAAAAGTATCTGAAACATTTCATGTACCAACTGTAACAGACATCCACACCAATGAAGATGCTGACAAAGCTGCACAATATGTAGATATTTTACAAATCCCAGCTTTTTTGGTACGTCAAACCGATTTAGTTGTAGCTGCTGCCAATACAGGAAAAACCGTTAACTTAAAAAAAGGACAATTTATGAGTCCTGAAAGCATGAAACATGCCGTTCAAAAAGTTTTGGATTGCAACAATCAAAATGTAATGGTTACTGACCGGGGAACCATGTTTGGATACCAAGACATGATTGTTGACTTCCGTGGAATCCCTACTATGCAACAATATGCTTCTACTGTACTCGATGTTACACATTCATTACAACAACCTAATCAAACAGCAGGAGTTACAGGTGGTCGTCCAGATATGATTGAAACCATTGCAAAAGCTGGAATTGCTGTAGGTGTAGATGGAATTTTCATTGAAACCCATTTTGACCCAGCTAACGCTAAAAGCGATGGTGCTAATATGCTGCATTTAGACTATTTTGAAGATTTAATGACCAAATTAGTAGCAATTAGAAAAACGGTTAATTCATTCTAA
- a CDS encoding 2-dehydro-3-deoxyphosphooctonate aldolase has protein sequence MKKGILLTIISFFITSCISTKSTLRNVDDNAPTPRLSKENTFIITEYSKDKRYGYNKDYPINIFYYTTTNEKLNEERFLNALAGPKGEKITYTKIETCCPFPSKRTSMGAGFLNVYEIRWEGQKKPITLYLNIYEKGFLMCPLGLTIKK, from the coding sequence ATGAAGAAAGGGATTCTCTTAACCATTATATCATTTTTTATCACTTCTTGCATTAGTACCAAATCTACATTACGCAATGTTGATGATAACGCTCCAACACCTAGACTTTCTAAAGAAAATACTTTTATCATTACGGAGTACAGCAAGGATAAACGATACGGCTATAATAAAGATTACCCGATAAATATTTTTTACTACACTACCACTAACGAAAAACTAAACGAAGAACGATTTTTAAATGCTTTGGCAGGACCAAAAGGAGAAAAAATTACTTATACAAAAATTGAAACATGCTGCCCTTTTCCTTCTAAAAGGACTTCTATGGGTGCTGGATTTTTAAATGTATACGAAATTCGATGGGAAGGTCAAAAAAAGCCAATTACGCTTTACCTTAACATATATGAAAAAGGATTTTTAATGTGTCCTTTGGGGCTAACAATTAAAAAATAA
- a CDS encoding YgaP family membrane protein, with translation MKNRIVRAVAGTFILISLFLALYVNQNWLWFTAFVGANLLQSSITKWCLLEDILKKFGVKD, from the coding sequence ATGAAAAACAGAATAGTACGAGCCGTAGCAGGAACATTCATTTTAATAAGTTTGTTTTTAGCACTATATGTAAATCAAAACTGGTTATGGTTTACTGCCTTTGTTGGGGCGAATTTATTACAATCATCCATAACTAAATGGTGCTTATTGGAAGATATTTTGAAAAAATTTGGAGTGAAAGACTAA
- a CDS encoding efflux RND transporter periplasmic adaptor subunit: protein MKKLIAILSISTLIITSCGNDKKEQVTPQTAIVVKVSGVSENNNNSFVTASGKIESENSANLSTRMMGYVTKVHVNVGQRVSAGQLVVSINNTDLQAKKAQVEASILQATAAYTNAKKDYDRFVALFKQQSASQKELDDMTARYEMAKAGLEGAKQMRNEVLAQFSYSNITAPFSGIVTNTFVKEGDMANPGMPLVSIEGASKLQITAMISENSINTIKNGMPVNVLVKSSNTKLTGKVSEISLSAKNTAGQYLVKINLDKTDKNILAGMFVNVQFPIQNESNVAANQPILIDESALITQGQLKGVYVIDNNNTAFLRWLRIGKNFGNQVEILSGLSANERYIIAAEGKLYNGALVSVQ from the coding sequence ATGAAAAAATTAATAGCAATCCTTTCAATTTCCACACTAATTATAACTTCATGTGGTAATGACAAAAAAGAACAAGTAACCCCACAGACAGCAATTGTGGTAAAAGTGAGTGGTGTTTCTGAAAACAACAATAATTCATTTGTAACAGCAAGTGGAAAAATTGAATCCGAAAACAGTGCGAATCTAAGCACCAGAATGATGGGTTATGTTACCAAAGTTCACGTAAATGTTGGACAAAGAGTTAGTGCAGGACAATTAGTAGTAAGTATAAACAATACTGATTTACAAGCTAAAAAAGCACAAGTAGAAGCTTCTATTTTACAAGCAACTGCCGCTTATACTAATGCTAAAAAAGATTATGATCGTTTTGTTGCATTGTTCAAACAACAAAGTGCTTCTCAAAAAGAATTAGATGATATGACTGCACGTTATGAAATGGCAAAAGCCGGACTCGAAGGTGCAAAACAAATGAGAAACGAAGTATTAGCTCAGTTTTCATATTCAAATATCACCGCACCATTTTCAGGAATTGTAACAAACACTTTTGTAAAAGAGGGTGATATGGCTAATCCTGGAATGCCTTTAGTAAGTATTGAAGGTGCCTCAAAATTACAAATTACTGCAATGATTTCTGAAAATAGCATCAATACCATTAAAAATGGGATGCCAGTAAATGTTTTAGTAAAATCATCTAATACAAAACTAACTGGTAAGGTAAGTGAAATAAGCCTTTCTGCAAAAAATACAGCGGGTCAGTATTTAGTAAAAATCAATTTGGATAAAACCGATAAAAATATTCTTGCCGGAATGTTTGTTAACGTACAGTTTCCAATTCAAAACGAAAGTAATGTAGCAGCTAACCAGCCTATCTTGATAGACGAAAGTGCTTTGATTACACAAGGACAATTAAAAGGGGTTTATGTTATTGACAATAATAATACTGCCTTTTTAAGATGGTTACGAATTGGGAAAAACTTTGGAAATCAAGTAGAGATTCTTTCTGGATTATCAGCCAATGAGCGTTATATTATTGCTGCCGAAGGCAAATTGTACAACGGAGCTTTGGTCAGTGTTCAGTAA
- a CDS encoding TolC family protein: protein MNKINYILLLGIFSISNHNYGQDTLSISKKDIWLKTSENNLQIKITNQDVKAAQADYRQSNSVFLPSITASHTAIATTNPLMAFGSKLNQAILTAADFNPTLLNNPATTQNYATKIEVLQPLINMDGFYGRQAAKSKIEAYQLKAERTKEYLELEVNKSFMMLQLAYKGVVVLEKANATADANLKLVENYFKQGILQKTDLLSVQVHVNEIKNQLQYAKSNVQNASDYLAFLLNENTNGKIYKPVEQLDNTITVKTINTQLSDNRKDIQAMDKSSEAYAKMLQSSKMNFLPRLNAFGSYEMYDDKLLGNSAKGYLVGAQLAWSVFDGYKSIGKMEKNKAEFQKAAIETQQYKSQSQLELNKANRQLKDAENKVNLEKLALEQSQEAYRIRSNRFQQGLEKTTDLLQTETQMFKKELDYLQAVFEYSFTQEYLQFLTK, encoded by the coding sequence ATGAACAAAATCAATTACATACTTCTCTTAGGAATATTTTCTATTTCAAATCATAATTATGGACAAGACACATTATCAATATCAAAAAAAGATATCTGGTTAAAAACTTCAGAAAATAATTTACAAATTAAAATTACTAATCAAGATGTAAAAGCAGCTCAAGCTGATTACAGACAATCCAACTCAGTATTTTTACCAAGTATAACGGCATCTCATACAGCGATTGCTACTACCAACCCCTTAATGGCTTTTGGTTCTAAACTAAATCAGGCTATTTTAACTGCTGCTGATTTTAATCCAACTTTATTAAATAATCCTGCAACTACACAAAATTACGCTACTAAAATTGAAGTATTGCAACCTTTAATTAATATGGATGGTTTTTATGGTAGACAGGCAGCTAAATCTAAAATAGAAGCTTACCAACTTAAAGCGGAACGTACTAAAGAATATTTAGAATTAGAAGTTAACAAATCATTTATGATGCTACAATTAGCATATAAAGGAGTTGTTGTTTTAGAAAAAGCAAATGCTACTGCAGATGCCAATTTGAAACTGGTAGAAAACTATTTCAAGCAAGGAATTCTGCAAAAAACAGATTTATTATCCGTACAAGTTCATGTCAATGAAATTAAAAACCAATTACAATATGCCAAAAGTAATGTTCAAAACGCATCTGATTACTTAGCTTTTTTATTAAACGAAAATACAAATGGCAAAATTTACAAGCCAGTAGAACAATTAGATAATACTATTACTGTAAAAACCATCAATACTCAATTATCGGATAACCGAAAAGATATTCAAGCAATGGATAAATCATCAGAAGCATATGCTAAAATGCTTCAGTCCAGCAAAATGAATTTCTTACCAAGATTAAATGCTTTTGGAAGCTATGAAATGTATGACGATAAACTATTGGGAAATTCTGCAAAAGGGTATTTAGTAGGAGCTCAATTAGCCTGGAGTGTTTTTGACGGATATAAATCTATTGGTAAAATGGAGAAAAACAAAGCCGAATTCCAAAAAGCAGCCATTGAAACCCAACAATACAAATCACAAAGTCAACTAGAACTTAACAAAGCTAATAGACAGTTGAAAGATGCTGAAAACAAAGTGAATTTAGAAAAATTAGCTTTAGAACAATCACAAGAAGCCTATAGAATTCGCAGCAATCGTTTCCAACAAGGTTTAGAAAAAACGACCGATTTATTACAAACTGAAACCCAAATGTTCAAAAAAGAACTGGATTATTTACAAGCTGTTTTCGAATATAGTTTTACCCAAGAATATTTACAATTTTTAACAAAATAA
- a CDS encoding YeeE/YedE family protein, producing MEIIYYTWSWYISGFVIGLVMLSLIYFGKTFGMSTNLKTLCSLAGAGKKVSFFNWDWKAQRWNLAVVAGAMLGGFVATHYLSDPSNVTINPKTIEQLQAMNIDAPKGKLMPDALFSPEVMNSPKGLFILLIGGVLIGFGSRYAGGCTSGHAISGLSNLQLPSLKAVIGFFIGGLIMSHFILPLIF from the coding sequence ATGGAGATAATTTATTATACCTGGTCTTGGTATATTTCAGGTTTTGTAATTGGTTTAGTGATGCTAAGCTTAATTTATTTTGGGAAAACTTTCGGGATGTCGACAAACTTAAAGACCCTGTGCAGTTTGGCAGGAGCTGGAAAAAAAGTTTCCTTTTTTAATTGGGACTGGAAAGCACAACGCTGGAATTTAGCAGTTGTGGCAGGTGCCATGTTAGGAGGTTTTGTTGCTACTCATTATTTGAGTGATCCTTCTAATGTAACAATAAACCCAAAGACAATTGAACAACTTCAAGCAATGAATATTGATGCGCCAAAAGGAAAATTGATGCCAGATGCTTTGTTTTCACCAGAAGTTATGAACTCTCCAAAAGGACTGTTTATTTTACTTATTGGGGGAGTACTTATTGGTTTTGGTTCTCGTTATGCTGGTGGTTGTACTTCAGGGCATGCGATTTCAGGCTTGAGTAACCTGCAATTACCATCATTAAAAGCTGTTATTGGTTTTTTTATAGGTGGATTAATTATGTCTCATTTTATTTTACCATTAATTTTTTAA
- a CDS encoding DUF6691 family protein produces MKLIKFILVGFAFGIVLTKSEAVSWYRIYEMFQFQSFHMYGIIMIAVLTGVLGIQLIKKFNVKDYSGEPIKIENKEPSTVRYLLGGLIFGLGWALAGSCPGPIFILIGAGFSTVIIVLLGALLGTFLYGVLKDKLPH; encoded by the coding sequence ATGAAATTGATAAAATTTATTTTAGTTGGATTTGCTTTTGGAATCGTACTGACTAAATCAGAGGCCGTTTCATGGTATCGTATTTATGAAATGTTTCAATTTCAGTCTTTTCATATGTATGGTATAATTATGATAGCTGTTCTTACGGGAGTTTTAGGGATTCAGTTAATCAAAAAGTTTAATGTAAAAGATTATTCAGGAGAACCTATAAAAATTGAAAACAAAGAACCATCAACAGTTCGTTATCTTTTAGGAGGGTTGATTTTTGGTTTAGGTTGGGCTTTAGCTGGTTCCTGTCCTGGTCCAATTTTTATATTAATTGGTGCAGGTTTTAGTACGGTAATTATCGTTTTGTTAGGAGCCTTATTAGGTACCTTTCTTTATGGAGTATTAAAAGATAAATTACCACATTAA
- a CDS encoding ATP-dependent Clp protease adaptor ClpS, with product MSTIEKVREKVSVQEITTKNNEIILYNDDVNTFDHVIETLMRVCEHTPEQAEQCSLIVHYNGKCTVKTGPMDKLKPQCTQLLEAGLSAEII from the coding sequence ATGAGTACTATTGAAAAAGTAAGAGAAAAAGTTAGTGTCCAAGAAATTACCACTAAAAACAATGAAATCATTCTTTATAATGACGATGTAAATACTTTTGACCACGTTATTGAAACCTTAATGCGTGTTTGTGAACACACTCCTGAACAAGCAGAGCAATGTTCATTAATTGTTCATTATAATGGAAAATGTACTGTGAAAACAGGTCCTATGGACAAATTAAAACCACAATGTACTCAGCTTTTAGAAGCAGGACTTAGTGCAGAGATTATTTAG